A genomic window from Gemmatimonadota bacterium includes:
- the rodA gene encoding rod shape-determining protein RodA: MALIDRLRRLLGDPPLALLVLGLSLFGVAMVYSAGQLDVPDSKVTGVWRMQLLWLGMSLFAMLILLRMQVRWLEWIAAPAYVLSLGLLAATLVIGTGAGTAERVKSWIDLGPVAIQPAQFANLATILILARIMGNWREPPRSLWALWPPVALVVVPMGLVMLQPDLGTAMVFGAVLLAAMYWAGTPLGLLFMLISPALGLFFAFEGWLFSLYMLGLLAFLYLYRAYLWESVLVLAANLAAGTIAVPLWNSLEPYQQARLLVFLDPSIDPRGWGYHVIQSRVAIGSGGLLGKGFTLGTQKRLAFLPEQHTDFIFSVIGEEFGFLGTVTVLLAFGLILWRLARVAERVADPFAGIIVFGVFGAWFAHVVVNIGMTVGVMPVTGIPLPFLSYGGSFLLANFLALAIVERIAAEQGRI; this comes from the coding sequence ATGGCGCTGATCGATCGGCTGCGACGACTGCTGGGGGACCCGCCGCTGGCGCTGCTGGTGCTGGGCCTGTCGCTGTTCGGCGTGGCCATGGTGTATTCCGCCGGCCAGCTCGACGTTCCCGACTCGAAGGTGACGGGCGTCTGGCGCATGCAGCTCCTGTGGCTCGGCATGTCGCTCTTCGCCATGCTGATCCTGCTGCGCATGCAGGTGCGGTGGCTCGAGTGGATCGCCGCACCGGCCTATGTGCTCAGCTTGGGCCTGCTAGCGGCTACACTCGTGATCGGCACGGGCGCGGGCACGGCGGAGCGCGTCAAGAGCTGGATCGATCTGGGCCCCGTCGCCATCCAGCCGGCGCAGTTCGCCAACCTGGCCACTATCCTCATTCTCGCCCGCATCATGGGCAACTGGCGCGAGCCGCCGCGCTCGCTCTGGGCGCTCTGGCCCCCCGTGGCTCTGGTTGTAGTGCCCATGGGACTGGTCATGCTGCAGCCCGACCTGGGCACCGCCATGGTGTTCGGCGCCGTGCTGCTCGCGGCCATGTACTGGGCCGGGACGCCGCTGGGGCTGCTGTTCATGTTGATCAGCCCGGCGCTGGGGCTGTTCTTTGCGTTCGAGGGGTGGCTGTTCAGCCTGTACATGCTGGGGCTGCTGGCGTTCCTGTACCTGTACCGCGCCTACCTGTGGGAGAGCGTGCTGGTGCTGGCCGCCAACCTGGCGGCCGGCACCATCGCCGTGCCGCTCTGGAACTCGCTCGAGCCGTACCAGCAGGCCCGCCTGCTGGTGTTCCTGGATCCCAGCATCGACCCGCGCGGCTGGGGCTATCACGTCATCCAGTCGCGCGTCGCCATTGGCAGTGGCGGGCTGCTGGGCAAGGGCTTCACCCTGGGGACGCAGAAGCGGCTGGCGTTCCTGCCGGAGCAGCACACAGATTTCATTTTCAGTGTCATCGGCGAGGAGTTCGGTTTCCTGGGGACGGTCACCGTACTGCTGGCCTTCGGACTGATCCTGTGGCGTCTCGCGCGGGTGGCGGAGCGCGTGGCGGACCCGTTTGCGGGAATCATTGTCTTCGGCGTGTTCGGCGCGTGGTTCGCGCACGTCGTCGTGAACATCGGAATGACCGTGGGTGTGATGCCCGTGACGGGCATTCCGCTGCCGTTCCTGAGCTATGGCGGCTCGTTCCTGCTGGCCAACTTTCTGGCCCTGGCCATTGTGGAGCGGATCGCTGCCGAACAGGGAAGGATCTGA